A region of Mesorhizobium sp. M3A.F.Ca.ET.080.04.2.1 DNA encodes the following proteins:
- a CDS encoding 4a-hydroxytetrahydrobiopterin dehydratase: protein MTREKLSKEAITAALAELEDWSLAADGGSIKRSFGFKNFSEAFAFMTRVAMAAEKMDHHPDWSNVYKTVDVTLNTHDAGGVTALDIELAKQMNRYFG, encoded by the coding sequence ATGACCAGAGAGAAACTCAGCAAGGAAGCGATCACCGCCGCGCTCGCCGAACTCGAAGACTGGTCGCTGGCCGCAGACGGCGGCTCGATCAAGCGCAGCTTCGGCTTCAAGAACTTCTCCGAGGCCTTCGCCTTCATGACCCGCGTCGCAATGGCCGCCGAGAAGATGGACCATCACCCCGACTGGTCCAACGTCTACAAGACCGTCGACGTGACGCTGAACACCCATGACGCAGGCGGCGTGACCGCGCTCGACATCGAATTGGCCAAGCAGATGAACCGCTATTTTGGGTAG
- a CDS encoding low molecular weight protein-tyrosine-phosphatase has product MSAKPINSILFVCLGNICRSPLAEGVFRAVWSECAQGREIVLDSAATSGWEVGSAPDPRSIAVAMGHGIDISGQRARRIAPGDFSRFDLILGMDRANVRDLKAVAPPSAADRIHLYLEFATGNGGDVPDPYYDGAEAFASVYRMIREASASLAKRLDARASAPVSGQASSTM; this is encoded by the coding sequence ATGAGCGCGAAGCCGATAAATTCCATTCTGTTCGTCTGCCTGGGCAACATCTGCCGATCGCCCTTGGCTGAAGGTGTGTTCCGCGCCGTGTGGAGCGAATGCGCGCAGGGTCGGGAGATCGTGCTGGATTCGGCCGCGACCAGCGGCTGGGAGGTTGGCTCCGCTCCCGATCCGCGCTCGATCGCGGTCGCCATGGGCCACGGCATCGACATTTCCGGGCAAAGGGCACGCAGGATAGCGCCCGGCGACTTTTCGCGTTTCGACCTGATCCTCGGCATGGATCGGGCGAACGTCCGCGACCTCAAGGCAGTGGCGCCGCCTTCAGCGGCCGACCGCATCCATCTCTATCTGGAATTCGCGACCGGCAACGGCGGTGACGTGCCCGATCCCTATTACGACGGGGCGGAAGCGTTCGCCTCTGTCTACCGCATGATCCGCGAAGCGTCGGCATCGCTGGCGAAGCGGCTCGATGCACGCGCGTCGGCGCCAGTCAGCGGCCAGGCTTCCTCGACGATGTAA
- the thpR gene encoding RNA 2',3'-cyclic phosphodiesterase → MPRLFTALEIPRDAALSLSLLRGGLPGARWIDVENYHLTLRFIGDVEGHVADEIANALDRVHRPSFPLTLSGVGAFGGKKPHAVWAGVSASPDLVALQSEIDRICQRLGLPADPRKFTPHVTLARLRNSSPLDVAQYLSARGNFSALAFRVGRFVLMSSRDSVGGGPYIVEEAWPLTGADARASSRFASDADASRIMR, encoded by the coding sequence ATGCCACGTCTTTTCACCGCCCTCGAAATTCCGCGTGACGCTGCTCTTTCGCTGTCCCTGCTCCGGGGCGGCCTGCCCGGAGCCCGCTGGATCGATGTCGAAAACTATCATCTGACGCTGCGCTTCATCGGTGATGTCGAAGGCCATGTCGCCGACGAGATCGCCAACGCTCTCGACCGCGTCCACCGCCCCTCCTTTCCGCTGACGCTCTCAGGTGTCGGCGCCTTCGGCGGCAAGAAGCCGCATGCGGTGTGGGCCGGCGTGTCCGCCTCGCCGGATCTGGTGGCGCTGCAGAGCGAGATCGACCGCATCTGCCAACGGCTCGGCCTGCCCGCCGATCCACGCAAGTTCACACCGCATGTGACGCTGGCGCGCCTGCGCAATTCGAGCCCGCTGGACGTTGCGCAATATCTTTCGGCGCGCGGTAATTTTTCCGCGCTGGCCTTCCGCGTCGGCCGCTTCGTTTTGATGTCGTCGCGCGATTCGGTCGGCGGCGGCCCTTACATCGTCGAGGAAGCCTGGCCGCTGACTGGCGCCGACGCGCGTGCATCGAGCCGCTTCGCCAGCGATGCCGACGCTTCGCGGATCATGCGGTAG
- a CDS encoding arylesterase: MAFKHRLVAALMLFLGVCGISPARAETFSIVGFGDSLTAGFGLDPGQSFTDRLQAALKAKGLDVAVANAGVSGDTSSGGLARLDWSVPDGTRLVILELGANDMLRGVSPAITEKNLDAMLAKLRERKIAVLLAGMRAAPNLGPDYQKSFDAIYPKLASKYGVPLYPFFLEGVAGKPDLQLEDGLHPNPKGVDVMVERILPTVEKAIAALGDGS; this comes from the coding sequence ATGGCTTTCAAACACAGGCTTGTCGCGGCCCTCATGCTTTTTCTTGGCGTCTGCGGCATTTCGCCGGCGCGCGCCGAGACGTTCAGCATCGTCGGCTTCGGCGACAGCCTGACGGCCGGATTTGGCCTGGACCCGGGGCAAAGCTTTACCGACCGTCTGCAGGCGGCGCTGAAGGCCAAGGGGCTCGATGTCGCGGTCGCCAATGCCGGTGTCTCCGGCGACACGTCCAGCGGCGGCCTGGCGCGTCTCGACTGGTCAGTGCCGGACGGGACGAGGCTCGTCATCCTCGAGCTTGGCGCCAACGACATGCTGCGCGGCGTCTCGCCCGCGATCACCGAGAAGAACCTCGATGCGATGCTGGCGAAGCTGAGAGAACGCAAGATCGCCGTGCTTCTGGCCGGCATGCGCGCCGCTCCCAATCTCGGGCCGGACTACCAGAAGAGCTTCGACGCCATATATCCGAAATTGGCGTCGAAATATGGCGTACCGCTTTATCCGTTCTTTCTCGAAGGGGTTGCGGGAAAGCCGGATCTGCAACTGGAGGACGGTCTGCATCCCAACCCGAAAGGTGTCGACGTGATGGTGGAGCGCATCCTGCCGACCGTCGAAAAGGCCATCGCCGCCCTCGGCGATGGGTCGTGA
- a CDS encoding ABC transporter ATP-binding protein produces the protein MTEAVIALRDVSLTLGEGASSVHVLKGVSLEVANGEATGIVGPSGSGKSTLLMVLAGLERVDSGTVRIAGEVLNGKSEDQIASFRGRNIGIVFQSFHLIPNMTALENVAVPLELAGHADPFGVAARELAAVGLSDRVTHYPGELSGGEQQRVAIARALAPSPRILIADEPTGNLDQATGKQVADLLFAKAAERGMTLVLVTHDPALAARCARQVAMRSGRIEDAQRPLKVPA, from the coding sequence GTGACAGAAGCCGTCATCGCATTGAGGGATGTCTCGCTGACGCTCGGCGAGGGGGCGTCTTCGGTTCATGTGCTGAAAGGCGTCAGTCTCGAAGTGGCCAACGGCGAGGCCACGGGCATCGTCGGCCCGTCGGGGTCCGGCAAGTCCACCTTGCTGATGGTTCTGGCCGGGCTGGAGAGGGTCGATTCAGGAACGGTTCGAATCGCCGGCGAAGTGCTCAACGGCAAAAGCGAAGACCAGATTGCCTCGTTTCGGGGACGAAACATCGGCATCGTGTTCCAGTCCTTCCATCTGATCCCCAACATGACCGCGCTCGAGAATGTCGCGGTGCCGCTGGAACTGGCCGGCCACGCCGATCCCTTCGGAGTAGCGGCGCGGGAGCTGGCGGCGGTGGGTCTCAGCGACCGGGTGACGCATTATCCGGGCGAGCTTTCCGGCGGCGAACAGCAGCGCGTCGCGATCGCCAGGGCGCTGGCGCCGTCGCCGCGCATCCTGATCGCCGACGAGCCGACGGGGAACCTCGACCAGGCGACCGGCAAGCAGGTCGCCGACCTGCTCTTCGCCAAGGCGGCCGAGCGCGGCATGACGCTGGTGCTGGTCACCCACGATCCGGCGCTTGCGGCGCGCTGCGCGCGCCAGGTGGCGATGCGCTCGGGCCGCATCGAGGACGCGCAGAGACCGCTGAAGGTGCCGGCCTGA
- a CDS encoding ABC transporter permease, which yields MRTLTLAIRFSLREMRGGLSGFMIFLACIALGVAAIGGVNSVAQAITAGVANQGQTLLGGDLRFQINQRSASGAELGFIKGLGAVSLNSGMRSMARLEDGSDQALVEAKAVDDAYPLYGRLETDPALPKTELFGERSGVFGAAAPELLFDRLNLHVGSRLKLGSATFELRARLASESDAVSDGFGFAPRLMISREGLAASGLVQPGSLVENAYKVRLPDGTSEARIKEIQAQAAQDFPQAGWSIRTRSNAAPALSSNIERFSQFLTLVGLTSLVVGGVGVANAVRAYLDGKRGVIATFKSLGASGGFVFAVYLVQILLIAGLGIVLGLVLGAALPFVASALLQSVIPVPAEGGFYPGELALAALFGLLVTLAFALLPLGRARDVPATALFREMGFESRGLPRLPYLAAALGIVLALAGLAIVAADDRRIASIFVGATVCAFLVLRLVAALVQWAASRSPRVRSVPLRLALGNIHRPGALTPSVVLSLGLGLTLLVTLALIDGNLRRQISGNLPERAPNFFFVDIQNSDVDAFAALIGNQAPRGTLAKVPMLRGRIMALNGVAVDKMKIPAQGAWVLRGDRGLTYDAKLPDNATLSEGTWWPENYSGEPLVSFSAEEGRELGLKLGDTVTVNVLGRNVTARIANFRQVEWETMGINFVMVFSPNTFAGAPHGWLATLTDKGATTADDARLLNAVTRAFPAVTTVRVKDALDIVNRLVAQLGTAIRAAAGVALIASVLVLSGALAAGNRARVHDAVVLKTLGATRRTLITAFSLEYALIGLATALFALAAGGVAAWFVVAHIMTLPSHFMPEVAVATIFVSLAVTVGIGLAGTWRVLGHKAAPVLRTL from the coding sequence ATGCGAACGCTGACATTGGCCATCCGCTTCTCGCTGCGCGAGATGCGCGGCGGCTTGTCCGGCTTCATGATCTTCCTCGCCTGCATCGCGCTCGGCGTCGCGGCGATCGGCGGCGTCAATTCGGTGGCGCAGGCGATCACCGCCGGCGTCGCCAACCAGGGCCAGACGCTGCTCGGCGGCGATTTGCGCTTCCAGATCAACCAGCGAAGCGCCTCAGGTGCCGAGCTCGGTTTCATAAAAGGCCTTGGCGCGGTCTCGCTCAATTCCGGCATGCGCTCGATGGCGCGGCTCGAGGACGGTTCCGACCAGGCGCTGGTCGAGGCCAAGGCGGTCGACGACGCCTATCCGCTCTATGGTAGGCTCGAAACCGATCCGGCTCTGCCCAAGACGGAGCTGTTCGGCGAAAGATCCGGTGTTTTCGGCGCCGCCGCGCCCGAGCTATTGTTCGATCGCCTCAATCTCCATGTCGGAAGCCGGCTGAAGCTCGGCAGCGCCACCTTCGAACTGAGGGCGCGGCTGGCCAGCGAATCGGACGCGGTCTCGGACGGTTTTGGCTTCGCGCCGCGGCTGATGATCTCGCGCGAGGGACTTGCCGCGTCTGGCCTGGTCCAGCCGGGCAGCCTGGTCGAGAACGCCTACAAGGTGCGCCTGCCCGACGGCACGTCAGAGGCGCGAATCAAGGAAATCCAGGCGCAGGCCGCACAAGACTTTCCGCAGGCCGGCTGGTCGATCCGCACCCGCAGCAACGCAGCACCGGCGCTGTCGTCCAATATCGAGCGCTTCTCGCAGTTCCTGACCCTGGTCGGGCTGACGTCGCTGGTGGTCGGCGGCGTCGGCGTGGCGAACGCGGTGCGCGCCTATCTCGACGGCAAGCGTGGCGTCATCGCCACCTTCAAGAGCCTTGGCGCCTCGGGCGGCTTCGTCTTTGCGGTGTACCTCGTCCAGATCCTGCTGATCGCCGGTCTCGGCATCGTGCTCGGCCTTGTCCTCGGCGCCGCGTTGCCTTTCGTGGCGAGCGCCCTTTTGCAATCGGTCATTCCGGTGCCGGCGGAAGGCGGCTTCTATCCCGGCGAGCTCGCTCTTGCCGCGCTGTTCGGCCTCCTGGTGACGCTGGCCTTCGCGCTGCTGCCGCTCGGGCGCGCCCGCGACGTGCCGGCGACGGCGCTGTTTCGCGAGATGGGTTTCGAGAGCCGCGGCCTGCCGCGCCTGCCTTACTTAGCCGCGGCGCTCGGAATCGTGCTGGCGTTGGCCGGCCTGGCGATTGTTGCAGCCGATGACCGCCGCATCGCCTCGATCTTCGTCGGCGCCACGGTCTGTGCCTTCCTGGTGCTGCGGCTGGTCGCAGCGCTGGTGCAATGGGCGGCGAGCCGCAGCCCGCGCGTGCGCTCGGTCCCGCTCAGGCTCGCGCTCGGCAACATCCACCGGCCAGGCGCGCTGACGCCGTCGGTGGTGCTGTCGCTCGGGCTTGGCCTGACGCTGCTGGTGACCTTGGCGCTGATCGACGGGAATCTGCGACGGCAGATCTCGGGCAACCTGCCGGAGCGGGCGCCGAACTTCTTCTTCGTCGACATCCAGAACAGCGACGTCGATGCCTTTGCTGCCCTGATCGGAAATCAGGCACCGCGGGGGACGCTGGCCAAGGTGCCGATGCTGCGCGGCCGGATCATGGCGCTCAACGGCGTTGCCGTCGACAAGATGAAAATTCCGGCGCAAGGCGCCTGGGTGCTGCGCGGGGATCGCGGCCTGACCTATGACGCGAAGCTGCCGGACAACGCCACGCTCAGCGAAGGCACGTGGTGGCCGGAGAATTATTCCGGCGAACCGCTGGTGTCGTTCTCGGCCGAGGAGGGCAGGGAACTCGGGCTGAAGCTCGGCGATACCGTCACCGTCAACGTGCTCGGCCGCAACGTGACGGCGAGAATCGCCAATTTCCGCCAGGTCGAGTGGGAGACGATGGGCATCAACTTCGTCATGGTGTTCTCGCCCAACACGTTCGCCGGGGCGCCGCATGGCTGGCTGGCGACGCTGACCGACAAAGGCGCAACCACGGCCGACGATGCGCGGCTGCTCAACGCGGTCACCCGCGCCTTTCCGGCGGTGACGACGGTGAGGGTCAAGGACGCGCTCGACATCGTCAACCGGCTGGTCGCACAGCTTGGCACGGCGATCCGCGCCGCCGCCGGCGTGGCGCTGATCGCCTCGGTGCTGGTGCTGTCGGGCGCCTTGGCCGCCGGCAACCGGGCGCGCGTCCACGATGCCGTGGTGCTGAAGACGCTCGGCGCGACGCGCAGGACGCTGATCACGGCATTCTCCCTGGAATATGCGCTGATCGGGCTTGCCACCGCGTTGTTCGCGCTCGCCGCGGGCGGTGTCGCGGCGTGGTTCGTGGTCGCGCACATCATGACGCTGCCTTCGCATTTCATGCCGGAAGTGGCGGTGGCGACGATCTTCGTGTCGCTGGCGGTCACCGTCGGCATCGGCCTGGCCGGCACCTGGCGCGTGCTCGGCCACAAAGCTGCCCCGGTGCTGCGCACTCTCTGA
- a CDS encoding Bax inhibitor-1/YccA family protein — protein sequence MADPIRNYQTSTGVRVDIDQGLRAYMIKVYNLMGLGLLITGLAAVGTIMLATTTDPASAVATLSSGEMLTSFGYAIFASPLKWVVIFAPLAAVMFLSFRVQSMSVAAAQTTFWVYAGLVGLSLSSIFLIYTPASISQTFFATAAAFGGLSLYGYTTKRDLSAFGSFLVMGLIGLIIASLINIFLQSSALTFAVSAIGVLVFAGLTAYDTQSIKEMYYEGDATDTAGRKAIMGALRLYLDFINLFMFLLQFMGDRR from the coding sequence ATGGCTGATCCCATTCGCAACTACCAGACGAGCACCGGCGTGCGCGTCGATATCGATCAGGGCCTGCGGGCCTATATGATCAAGGTCTACAATTTGATGGGGCTCGGCCTGCTGATCACCGGCCTTGCCGCGGTCGGCACGATCATGCTGGCCACCACAACCGATCCGGCCTCGGCAGTCGCCACGCTGTCGAGCGGCGAGATGCTCACCTCCTTCGGCTACGCGATCTTCGCTTCGCCGCTGAAATGGGTGGTGATCTTCGCCCCGCTGGCAGCAGTGATGTTCCTGTCGTTCCGCGTTCAGTCGATGAGCGTCGCGGCCGCCCAGACGACGTTCTGGGTCTATGCCGGGCTTGTCGGCCTGTCGCTGTCGTCGATCTTCCTGATCTACACCCCGGCCAGCATCTCGCAGACCTTCTTTGCTACCGCGGCTGCGTTCGGCGGTCTGTCGCTCTACGGCTACACGACCAAGCGCGATCTTTCCGCGTTCGGCTCGTTCCTGGTGATGGGCCTGATCGGGCTGATCATCGCGTCGCTGATCAACATCTTCCTGCAATCGTCGGCGCTGACCTTCGCCGTATCGGCGATCGGCGTGCTGGTCTTCGCGGGCCTCACCGCCTACGACACGCAGAGCATCAAGGAGATGTATTACGAGGGCGACGCCACCGACACTGCCGGCCGCAAGGCCATCATGGGCGCGTTGAGGCTCTATCTCGACTTCATCAACCTGTTCATGTTCCTGCTGCAGTTCATGGGCGACCGCCGTTAA
- a CDS encoding GNAT family N-acetyltransferase codes for MSSTVIRAALTADLDRITEIYADAVANGTASYELEPPSRAEMGSRFESLMAGHFPYLVAEKNGLVLGYAYAGPFRPRPAYRFIVEDSVYVAPEAKGQGLGLLLMQALIEAARKAGFRQIVAVIGDGHADSASVRLHEKLGFRHSGSLEGSGYKHGRWLDTVFMQLPLNGGAALPPDPDSLPERRFRESWN; via the coding sequence ATGAGCAGTACTGTCATCAGAGCCGCTCTGACAGCGGACCTCGACCGAATCACCGAGATTTACGCCGATGCGGTCGCGAACGGCACGGCGAGCTACGAGCTCGAACCGCCGAGCCGGGCTGAAATGGGCAGCCGATTCGAAAGCCTGATGGCGGGCCACTTCCCCTATCTCGTGGCCGAGAAGAATGGGCTCGTGCTCGGCTATGCCTATGCCGGCCCGTTCCGGCCGCGGCCTGCCTACCGTTTTATCGTCGAGGATTCGGTCTATGTCGCGCCGGAGGCCAAGGGCCAGGGCCTCGGGCTGCTGCTGATGCAGGCGCTGATCGAGGCAGCGCGGAAGGCCGGCTTCCGGCAGATCGTCGCGGTTATCGGCGACGGCCATGCCGACAGCGCTTCCGTGCGGCTGCACGAGAAGCTGGGCTTCCGTCATTCGGGAAGCCTGGAAGGTTCTGGTTACAAGCACGGCCGCTGGCTGGACACCGTGTTCATGCAGCTGCCGCTCAATGGCGGCGCGGCATTGCCGCCCGATCCCGATTCGCTGCCGGAGCGGAGATTCCGGGAGAGCTGGAATTGA
- a CDS encoding DUF2794 domain-containing protein, whose translation MTDHSSGAEDGEASAILIPLHEARRARLDQPVRFDRRELDQILRLYGRMVAANEWRDYAIDHLTDRAVFSVFRRASEVPLFQIVKDPKLARRQGAFAVIAAGGRILKRGQELGRVLGVFDPKLKVVEA comes from the coding sequence ATGACCGATCACAGCAGCGGGGCGGAGGATGGGGAAGCATCCGCAATACTGATCCCGCTGCATGAGGCGCGACGCGCGCGCCTCGATCAGCCGGTGCGTTTTGACAGGCGCGAATTGGACCAGATCCTCAGACTCTATGGACGCATGGTGGCGGCCAACGAATGGCGCGACTATGCCATCGATCATCTCACTGATCGTGCTGTCTTTTCCGTCTTCCGCCGCGCCAGCGAAGTGCCGCTGTTCCAGATCGTCAAGGACCCCAAACTGGCGCGTCGGCAGGGCGCGTTTGCGGTCATAGCCGCCGGCGGACGCATCTTGAAGCGCGGCCAGGAGCTAGGCCGCGTGCTCGGGGTCTTCGACCCCAAGCTGAAGGTGGTCGAAGCGTGA
- a CDS encoding thioredoxin family protein has translation MGSRGPLRLAALALALAALGGMGQASEPEESQAGKPQTEKSQIEKPLGVVELFTSQGCSSCPPADEFFAELAAKENIIALAYHVSYWDYLGWQDTLSSKENTERQYDYMRSFGSRSVYTPQAIINGRSHVNGASRKEVDAALARMDKTGEGMRVGIKVSRTSDRVMIDAGDAGNGPSDAHVVIVYFDPPQTVNIGQGENSGRRLTYWNAVSDIQTAGLWHGKAQRYELPMTEISKKGGCAVLLQSVGKDGSPGPILGAAFIRKP, from the coding sequence ATGGGATCTCGAGGACCGTTGCGGCTTGCGGCGCTTGCGCTGGCCCTCGCCGCGCTTGGCGGCATGGGACAGGCAAGCGAGCCCGAGGAGTCGCAGGCCGGCAAGCCGCAAACCGAGAAATCCCAGATCGAAAAACCATTGGGTGTGGTCGAGCTCTTCACCAGCCAAGGCTGCAGCTCATGCCCGCCCGCCGACGAATTCTTTGCCGAGCTCGCCGCTAAGGAAAACATCATCGCGCTCGCCTATCACGTCAGCTACTGGGACTATCTCGGCTGGCAGGACACGCTGAGCAGCAAGGAGAACACCGAGCGCCAGTACGACTACATGCGCTCCTTCGGCAGCCGCTCGGTCTACACCCCGCAGGCCATCATCAATGGCCGCAGCCATGTCAACGGCGCCAGCCGCAAGGAAGTCGACGCGGCGCTTGCCCGCATGGACAAGACCGGCGAAGGCATGCGGGTCGGCATCAAGGTCAGCCGCACCAGCGATCGCGTCATGATTGACGCAGGCGATGCCGGCAACGGCCCGAGCGACGCCCATGTCGTGATCGTCTATTTCGACCCGCCGCAGACGGTGAACATCGGCCAAGGCGAGAACAGCGGCCGGCGCCTGACCTACTGGAACGCCGTCTCCGATATCCAGACTGCCGGCCTGTGGCACGGCAAGGCGCAGCGTTACGAATTGCCGATGACTGAAATCTCCAAGAAGGGCGGCTGCGCGGTGCTGCTGCAGTCCGTCGGCAAGGACGGCTCGCCAGGACCGATTCTCGGCGCCGCCTTCATCCGCAAGCCCTGA
- a CDS encoding ceramidase domain-containing protein, with amino-acid sequence MWQSFLTPVDLYCERTGPGLWAEPANALTNLAFIAAGLWGVWQVRRHETGVFAAVLAWWVVAIGVGSTLFHIFANKGTIWADILPIAGFTLAYTLFNLRRFLRMEWGKAIAIFIAFYVVAGLITFAVPDWLRQASNGTTGYLPPFLALAFFGVWAAAIGNPAGWYNLTGSTIFVVSVVCRMIDPIVCPAFPLGTHFLWHVLNGLMLAVLLAATARFGTPKSKQQ; translated from the coding sequence ATGTGGCAATCTTTCCTGACGCCCGTCGATCTCTATTGCGAGCGGACGGGACCAGGACTTTGGGCCGAGCCGGCCAATGCTTTGACCAACCTTGCTTTCATCGCCGCGGGACTGTGGGGCGTCTGGCAGGTGCGGCGGCATGAGACAGGCGTCTTCGCGGCGGTGCTGGCCTGGTGGGTGGTGGCGATCGGGGTCGGCTCGACCCTGTTCCACATCTTCGCCAACAAAGGGACGATCTGGGCCGACATCCTGCCGATCGCCGGCTTCACGCTTGCCTACACGCTGTTCAACCTGCGCCGTTTCCTGCGCATGGAATGGGGCAAGGCGATCGCGATCTTCATCGCCTTCTATGTCGTGGCCGGGTTGATCACTTTTGCCGTGCCGGACTGGCTGCGGCAGGCCTCCAACGGCACGACCGGCTACCTGCCGCCATTCCTGGCGCTGGCCTTCTTCGGCGTCTGGGCAGCTGCCATCGGCAACCCCGCCGGCTGGTACAATCTCACCGGATCCACGATCTTCGTCGTCTCGGTCGTCTGCCGCATGATCGATCCGATCGTGTGCCCGGCTTTCCCGCTCGGCACCCACTTCCTGTGGCATGTCCTCAACGGGCTCATGCTCGCTGTGCTGCTGGCTGCGACGGCGCGTTTTGGGACGCCGAAATCGAAGCAGCAGTAG